In one Actinomyces trachealis genomic region, the following are encoded:
- a CDS encoding transposase-like zinc-binding domain-containing protein: MRTRSPRARLCPICQTPMKKSARTGAGAQRWRCTDCNLTTTAPRPASPPRIEHTVLGEPIAWATSSRCQAEAAGGSGRAFRRRTAWCWHLPIPRPPVTGEMHPQVFIDGMWPGSWVLLVARSPTHVIAWQWAASESTAAYTALLAPTTPPDLATTDGADGALKALRSQWPDTPVQRCLERLARKGQLFAYPTNPDGLPHPNSPGAHHQPHRGHQHPGPRPPAPPPRRQRRPPSRHRRVDPAHLHPQPLHTSTDPHRLERPRPPQTHPHTQTQNQQAHHQPPRRTGHHPRKRPLDPQRLGQTHPLTPRHAT, encoded by the coding sequence GTGAGAACACGGTCCCCGCGGGCAAGGCTCTGCCCGATCTGCCAGACCCCCATGAAGAAGTCCGCACGTACCGGCGCAGGCGCCCAGCGGTGGAGATGCACCGACTGCAACCTGACCACCACCGCGCCGCGCCCGGCCTCACCGCCCCGCATCGAGCACACGGTGCTGGGCGAGCCCATCGCGTGGGCCACCAGCAGCCGCTGCCAGGCCGAGGCCGCCGGTGGTAGTGGCAGGGCGTTTCGCCGCCGGACCGCCTGGTGCTGGCACCTGCCCATACCCCGCCCGCCGGTCACCGGCGAGATGCACCCTCAAGTGTTCATCGACGGCATGTGGCCCGGCTCGTGGGTGCTGCTGGTAGCCCGCAGCCCCACACACGTGATCGCCTGGCAGTGGGCCGCCTCCGAGAGCACGGCGGCCTACACGGCGCTGCTGGCCCCCACCACCCCGCCCGACCTGGCAACCACCGACGGCGCCGACGGCGCCCTCAAAGCGCTACGCAGCCAGTGGCCCGACACCCCCGTCCAACGCTGCCTGGAACGCCTAGCCCGCAAGGGCCAGCTGTTCGCCTACCCCACCAACCCCGACGGCCTGCCCCACCCCAACAGCCCTGGAGCGCACCACCAACCCCATAGAGGCCATCAACACCCAGGTCCACGACCACCTGCGCCACCACCGCGGCGCCAGCGCCGACCACCAAGCCGCCATCGCCGAGTGGACCCTGCACACCTACACCCACAACCCCTACACACCAGCACAGATCCTCACCGACTGGAACGCCCAAGGCCACCCCAAACGCACCCGCACACCCAAACCCAAAACCAGCAAGCCCACCACCAACCACCCCGCCGGACCGGGCACCACCCCCGAAAAAGGCCTCTGGACCCGCAAAGACTAGGCCAGACGCACCCACTAACACCCCGACACGCCACCTAA